Proteins from a single region of Limosilactobacillus fermentum:
- the arcC gene encoding carbamate kinase: MAKRVVIAVGGNAILQPHQAPTFEAQLRNVQVTAAQIAKVEAMDYEIVLTHGNGPQVGNVLQQNDIAKDVVPPFPLDACNSETQGSIGYMLEQSLKNALNRQKSSANVVTFLTQVKVDPAFKKPTKPVGVFYSEEEAKKLQVDKGWDMVEDAGRGWRRVVPSPSPLRIHGVDAIVHLLEQNMMVVAGGGGGIPVYQNSQGEIEGLEAVIDKDRTGCKLAQQVDADVFMILTDVSNVCVNYGTPDQKAFKSISVDEAQQYLDEGQFAAGSMCPKVESAIAFAKSGKTAIICALDEADLALRGKAGTQISVYN; encoded by the coding sequence ATGGCAAAACGAGTGGTAATTGCCGTGGGGGGCAACGCAATCTTGCAACCCCACCAAGCCCCGACCTTTGAAGCCCAACTGCGAAACGTGCAGGTCACGGCGGCGCAGATTGCAAAGGTTGAAGCAATGGATTACGAAATTGTCCTCACCCACGGGAACGGTCCCCAAGTCGGCAACGTCTTGCAACAAAACGACATCGCCAAAGACGTGGTGCCGCCCTTCCCGTTAGACGCTTGCAACAGCGAGACTCAGGGGAGCATCGGCTACATGCTGGAACAAAGCCTCAAAAACGCCCTGAACCGGCAGAAGTCCTCGGCCAACGTAGTCACCTTTTTGACCCAGGTCAAAGTCGACCCGGCCTTTAAGAAGCCGACCAAGCCCGTTGGTGTCTTCTACAGTGAAGAAGAGGCTAAAAAGCTCCAAGTCGATAAGGGCTGGGACATGGTTGAAGACGCCGGCCGGGGCTGGCGCCGGGTGGTACCGTCCCCGAGCCCGCTGCGGATTCACGGGGTGGACGCGATTGTCCACCTGCTGGAACAAAACATGATGGTCGTGGCCGGTGGTGGGGGCGGGATCCCCGTCTACCAAAACAGCCAGGGTGAAATTGAAGGCTTAGAAGCGGTAATCGACAAGGACCGGACCGGCTGCAAGTTAGCCCAACAAGTCGATGCCGACGTCTTCATGATCCTGACCGACGTCAGCAACGTCTGCGTCAACTACGGTACACCAGACCAAAAGGCCTTCAAGTCCATTAGCGTTGATGAAGCGCAACAATACCTGGACGAAGGCCAATTTGCGGCCGGCAGCATGTGCCCGAAGGTGGAATCGGCGATCGCCTTTGCTAAGAGCGGTAAGACCGCCATCATCTGTGCTTTAGACGAAGCCGACCTCGCCCTGCGGGGAAAGGCCGGCACCCAGATCAGCGTATATAATTAA
- a CDS encoding SGNH/GDSL hydrolase family protein: MADQELFMQNMLTELTTSQRFTEGNAPAFSPDRVNYDPASPLNGRRVAFLGSSITYGLFAKGVSFVDYLQAKDGLVATKAAVSGTTLAGTDVNGYLKRMKRRFNGQKAYDLFVCQLSTNDTRHGATLGERTGNEQREGFDLSTTLGAIEEICAYVKQTLDCPVLFYTCVNQKDDGTYAQLVDELKLLQAKWDFAILDLFNDAGLNAATAARPNAMYDEVHPTQAGYLKLWLPVFEQKLGALLG, translated from the coding sequence ATGGCTGACCAAGAATTGTTCATGCAAAACATGTTGACCGAACTAACCACCTCGCAACGCTTTACGGAGGGGAACGCACCCGCCTTCTCCCCCGACCGGGTTAATTACGACCCGGCTTCGCCTTTAAATGGGCGCCGGGTGGCCTTTTTGGGTTCTTCAATCACCTACGGGCTCTTCGCCAAGGGGGTTTCCTTCGTCGATTACCTGCAGGCCAAGGACGGTTTGGTCGCCACCAAGGCGGCCGTTTCTGGGACCACCTTGGCCGGTACCGACGTCAACGGCTACTTAAAGCGGATGAAACGGCGCTTCAACGGTCAAAAAGCGTACGACCTCTTTGTCTGCCAGCTATCGACTAACGACACTCGGCACGGGGCGACCCTGGGTGAGCGAACCGGCAACGAACAGCGGGAGGGCTTTGACCTGTCAACCACGCTGGGGGCGATCGAAGAAATCTGCGCGTACGTCAAGCAGACCCTCGACTGCCCAGTCCTCTTTTACACTTGCGTTAACCAAAAAGACGACGGCACCTACGCCCAGCTAGTTGATGAACTCAAGTTGTTACAAGCCAAGTGGGACTTTGCCATCCTCGACCTGTTTAACGACGCCGGCTTAAACGCCGCGACCGCTGCCCGCCCCAACGCCATGTATGACGAGGTCCACCCGACTCAGGCGGGCTATTTGAAGCTGTGGTTACCGGTCTTTGAACAAAAGCTCGGCGCCCTGCTTGGTTAG
- a CDS encoding nitroreductase has translation MEAHQALERRRSTRWFLDRPVDPDDLKTIVVQGLHAPSWVNSQPYHAHIVTGETLQRIKDDYLEASRNGKESKPELPPTPLEDWSPLAQQNMTHWREGVEHTLGDMKAMEEAASHLYNAPAIVYLTLPKNFSPWSLYDLGGFGMGMIIAATDQGIASLPAYRFVIYPDIIRQHVEIPEDEVLVLGIGLGYRDSYAPVNRIIAAREPLTELLDYKE, from the coding sequence ATGGAAGCACACCAAGCACTCGAACGCCGTCGTAGCACCCGTTGGTTTTTGGACCGCCCGGTCGATCCGGACGATTTAAAGACGATTGTGGTCCAGGGACTGCACGCCCCTTCCTGGGTCAACTCCCAGCCCTACCACGCCCACATTGTGACCGGAGAGACCCTCCAAAGGATCAAAGACGACTACCTTGAGGCCAGCAGGAATGGGAAGGAAAGCAAGCCGGAACTGCCCCCGACGCCACTGGAAGATTGGTCGCCCTTGGCCCAGCAAAACATGACCCACTGGAGGGAAGGGGTGGAACACACCCTTGGTGACATGAAGGCCATGGAAGAGGCTGCGAGCCATTTGTACAACGCCCCGGCGATCGTTTATTTAACCCTGCCCAAGAACTTCTCGCCGTGGTCATTGTATGACCTAGGGGGCTTTGGCATGGGGATGATCATCGCCGCTACCGACCAGGGGATTGCGAGCTTACCGGCCTACCGCTTCGTGATCTATCCGGACATCATTCGCCAACACGTTGAGATTCCGGAAGACGAGGTGCTGGTGCTCGGGATTGGCTTGGGCTACCGTGATTCCTACGCCCCGGTGAACCGGATTATTGCGGCCCGCGAACCGCTGACCGAACTTTTAGACTATAAGGAGTAA
- a CDS encoding alanine--glyoxylate aminotransferase family protein, which produces MSDLTIKERLIMTPGPVSIDPRVSQAMSNRILGQFDSDFLTIMDDTMELTRQAFETKNKWAFAVDGSGRAGLEALMSNIISKGDKVLVPVLGRFGNLGIELAQRAGGEVITM; this is translated from the coding sequence ATGAGTGACTTAACAATTAAAGAACGCCTGATTATGACCCCGGGGCCGGTTTCAATCGACCCGCGGGTTTCCCAAGCCATGAGCAACCGGATCTTAGGCCAATTTGATTCTGATTTCTTAACCATCATGGACGACACGATGGAACTGACCCGCCAAGCCTTTGAAACGAAGAACAAGTGGGCCTTTGCCGTTGACGGTTCTGGCCGCGCCGGCTTAGAAGCCCTGATGAGCAACATCATCAGCAAGGGTGACAAGGTCTTAGTTCCCGTTTTAGGCCGTTTCGGTAACCTGGGGATTGAACTCGCACAACGGGCCGGCGGAGAAGTCATCACCATGTAA
- a CDS encoding pyridoxal-phosphate-dependent aminotransferase family protein encodes MFDQDEIIANIKEVKPKVVAIIHGETSTGRLQPIDRLGAAVREVGGFLVVDAVASFMGAPVKADEWQIDAVVGGSQKCLGALPGMSLVTFNDRFADEINKRKRIELGVRGEDAQTAANFVPSNYLDLTQLQDYWSPARVNHHTEATIGIYGVHEALRLGVQEEGLANRFARHQQVHQALNNAVKALGLTIFNEGDHEMPMVTCVEIPEALRDTNFQSELLTKFGVEIAASFGSLQGKIWRLGTMGYVAQKGYLVRFISIFGAALLQAG; translated from the coding sequence GTGTTTGACCAAGACGAAATCATTGCTAACATTAAGGAAGTTAAGCCAAAAGTGGTGGCAATTATCCACGGGGAAACCTCGACGGGACGCCTGCAACCAATTGACCGGTTGGGGGCCGCCGTAAGAGAAGTGGGCGGTTTCTTAGTGGTCGACGCGGTGGCTTCCTTTATGGGAGCGCCCGTTAAGGCCGACGAATGGCAAATCGATGCCGTCGTGGGGGGCTCACAAAAGTGTTTGGGTGCCTTACCGGGGATGTCATTAGTGACCTTTAACGACCGGTTTGCGGACGAAATTAACAAGCGTAAGCGGATTGAATTAGGGGTGCGGGGAGAAGACGCCCAAACCGCCGCTAACTTTGTCCCGAGCAACTACCTTGATTTAACCCAGCTACAAGACTACTGGTCACCAGCCCGGGTTAACCACCACACCGAAGCCACGATTGGTATCTACGGGGTTCACGAAGCCCTGCGCTTAGGGGTTCAAGAAGAGGGGCTGGCCAACCGTTTTGCCCGCCACCAGCAAGTACACCAAGCCTTAAACAACGCCGTTAAGGCCCTGGGCTTAACGATCTTTAACGAGGGGGACCACGAAATGCCAATGGTCACCTGCGTTGAGATTCCGGAAGCACTACGGGACACCAATTTCCAAAGCGAACTCTTAACCAAGTTTGGGGTTGAAATTGCGGCCTCCTTCGGGAGTTTGCAAGGAAAGATTTGGCGACTGGGAACGATGGGCTACGTGGCCCAAAAGGGTTACCTAGTTCGCTTCATCTCCATCTTTGGGGCCGCCCTCTTGCAAGCGGGCTAA
- a CDS encoding MazG-like family protein — MEYEDLFKKITAWAHDRGIDQADPRVEFMKMAEELGELSAAYNKEHHAKMVDSIGDLQVALLIFCQLVGVDHKEAIEAAYNQIKDRTGKTTTAGVFIKQSDLHD; from the coding sequence ATGGAATACGAAGACTTATTTAAAAAGATCACTGCGTGGGCCCACGACCGCGGTATCGACCAGGCCGACCCGCGGGTTGAATTCATGAAGATGGCCGAGGAACTCGGCGAATTATCGGCGGCTTATAACAAAGAGCACCACGCTAAGATGGTGGATAGCATCGGTGACCTGCAAGTGGCGCTGTTGATCTTTTGCCAGTTGGTCGGCGTCGACCACAAGGAAGCGATTGAAGCGGCCTACAACCAAATTAAGGACCGGACCGGTAAGACGACCACCGCGGGGGTGTTCATTAAGCAGAGCGACCTGCACGATTAA
- a CDS encoding DUF2877 domain-containing protein, giving the protein MFDTWYDSTYQPSSPLVDRCNALIELGRQATWPTGFQRPFNALVTGALDQEIATLQTEPGRGVAVLIGRGLGLTPAGDDFLLGY; this is encoded by the coding sequence GTGTTTGACACCTGGTACGATTCGACTTACCAGCCTAGTTCCCCCTTAGTTGACCGGTGCAACGCCCTGATTGAATTGGGGCGGCAGGCCACCTGGCCGACCGGCTTTCAACGGCCCTTTAACGCCCTGGTGACCGGAGCCTTAGACCAAGAAATCGCCACCCTGCAAACCGAACCAGGTAGGGGCGTCGCCGTTTTAATCGGCCGCGGGTTGGGGTTAACCCCCGCCGGTGACGATTTCTTACTCGGCTACTAG
- a CDS encoding alcohol dehydrogenase catalytic domain-containing protein: protein MKSAMFMKKGLVEVQDVDKPTVKNPDDVVIKVLRACVCGSDLWAYRGLDDKPANSINSGHEAIGIVEEVGADITTVKPGDFVIAPFTHGCGHCPACLAGFDGVCQDHSDNFSNGTQAEYYLAQHAQWSLVKVPGKPEDYSEAMLKSFLTLADVMATGYHAARVADVKPGDTVVVMGDGAVGLSAIIAAKLRGAKRIISTSRHDDRRELAAEFGATDNVAERGDEAVEKILAMTNGGADAVLECVGTAQSTDTAMKVGRPGAIVGRVGLPHDATMDMATPFYRNTAVAGGPASVTTYDKDLLLKAVLDGKINPGKVFTKTFTLDEINDAYQAMADRQVIKSYVKVSD from the coding sequence ATGAAAAGTGCAATGTTTATGAAAAAGGGGCTCGTTGAAGTCCAAGACGTTGACAAGCCGACCGTTAAGAACCCAGACGATGTTGTGATTAAGGTTTTACGGGCCTGCGTTTGTGGTTCCGACCTCTGGGCTTACCGGGGCTTAGATGACAAGCCGGCCAACTCAATCAACAGTGGTCACGAAGCCATTGGGATCGTGGAAGAAGTCGGCGCAGACATCACCACGGTTAAGCCGGGCGACTTTGTGATCGCTCCGTTCACGCACGGCTGTGGCCACTGTCCAGCCTGCTTAGCTGGTTTTGACGGGGTTTGCCAAGACCACAGTGATAACTTCTCCAACGGGACCCAGGCTGAATACTACCTGGCCCAACACGCACAGTGGAGCTTGGTGAAGGTACCAGGTAAGCCGGAAGACTACAGCGAAGCCATGCTTAAGTCCTTCTTGACCCTGGCCGACGTAATGGCTACTGGTTACCACGCCGCACGCGTTGCCGACGTTAAGCCGGGCGACACGGTGGTGGTAATGGGTGACGGGGCCGTTGGTTTGAGCGCCATCATCGCCGCTAAGCTACGCGGCGCCAAGCGGATCATCTCAACTTCTCGTCACGATGACCGCCGCGAGTTAGCCGCTGAATTTGGTGCTACCGACAACGTGGCCGAACGTGGCGACGAAGCGGTGGAAAAGATCCTCGCCATGACTAACGGCGGGGCCGACGCCGTCCTCGAATGCGTGGGGACCGCTCAATCGACCGACACCGCCATGAAGGTGGGTCGTCCGGGCGCCATCGTTGGCCGGGTTGGTTTGCCACACGACGCTACCATGGACATGGCCACGCCGTTCTACCGCAACACCGCCGTTGCTGGGGGCCCAGCCTCCGTTACCACCTACGACAAGGACCTGCTCTTAAAGGCCGTCTTGGACGGTAAGATCAACCCGGGGAAGGTCTTCACCAAGACCTTCACCCTGGATGAAATCAACGACGCCTACCAAGCCATGGCTGATCGTCAGGTCATCAAGAGCTACGTGAAGGTTAGCGATTAA
- a CDS encoding 2-hydroxyacid dehydrogenase family protein — translation MATVYMTAVFPDVASKVLDEAGIDHDGFSGEGLITKEELLKHVGDVKVLITPLSTKVDQDVIDAAPNLKLIANFGAGFNNIDTAYARKKGIDVTNTPFVSSVATAEIASGLAIALSRRIVEGDHVMRTVGFDGWAPLFFRGHELAGKTLGIVGLGDIGKNVAQRLAAFDMKILYTQRHQADPAVEAHYGATYVSLDELLEQSDIVSLHCPLTPATTHMIAAPQFKRMKDNALLINCARGPVIAEADLLVALKNHDIAGAALDVYEAEPEVADEFKHLANVILTPHIGNASYEARDAMAKIVTTNAARVLAGKQPQYVVNGNND, via the coding sequence ATGGCAACTGTATACATGACGGCGGTCTTTCCGGACGTCGCAAGCAAGGTGTTGGATGAAGCGGGGATCGACCACGATGGTTTTAGTGGCGAAGGCCTGATCACCAAAGAGGAACTACTCAAGCACGTGGGCGACGTGAAGGTCTTGATTACGCCACTGTCAACCAAGGTCGATCAAGACGTCATCGATGCGGCCCCAAACCTGAAGCTGATCGCTAACTTTGGGGCTGGCTTTAACAACATCGATACCGCCTACGCCCGCAAGAAGGGGATCGACGTGACCAACACCCCCTTTGTTTCCTCGGTGGCGACCGCTGAAATCGCTAGTGGACTAGCAATTGCCCTGTCACGGCGGATTGTGGAAGGTGACCACGTGATGCGGACGGTCGGTTTTGATGGCTGGGCGCCGCTGTTCTTCCGGGGGCACGAACTAGCGGGTAAAACGCTAGGGATCGTTGGCTTAGGTGATATCGGTAAAAACGTTGCCCAACGCCTGGCTGCCTTTGACATGAAGATCCTCTACACCCAACGTCACCAGGCCGACCCAGCGGTGGAAGCACATTACGGCGCCACCTATGTTAGCCTAGACGAACTGCTGGAGCAAAGCGATATTGTGTCCCTGCACTGCCCATTAACGCCGGCGACCACCCACATGATCGCGGCGCCGCAGTTTAAACGGATGAAGGACAACGCCCTGTTGATCAACTGTGCCCGGGGACCGGTCATTGCGGAAGCCGACCTGTTAGTTGCCCTCAAGAACCATGACATCGCCGGGGCGGCCCTTGACGTTTACGAAGCAGAACCAGAAGTGGCGGACGAATTTAAGCACCTCGCTAACGTCATCTTGACCCCGCACATCGGGAACGCCTCCTATGAAGCGCGGGATGCGATGGCTAAAATCGTGACGACCAACGCCGCCCGGGTGTTAGCGGGTAAACAACCGCAATACGTGGTAAACGGAAATAACGACTAG